From the Myxococcaceae bacterium JPH2 genome, the window GAGATTCGTGACTCCGGTACGGAGATCAAGGACGCGGGCTCCGAGACGCCCGACTCCGGCACGGTGACTCCGGATGCGGGCAGCGAGACGCCCGACTCCGGCACGGTGACTCCGGATGCGGGCAGCGAGACGCC encodes:
- a CDS encoding invertase recombinase-like protein, whose protein sequence is MKLFRVCLTSLLVVLAACGDDSSPGVTPDAGSPRPDASVEIRDSGTEIKDAGSETPDSGTVTPDAGSETPDSGTVTPDAGSETP